One bacterium genomic window, ATGATGGGAAAACCTGTGATTACGGGGACTCGAATCACCGTTGAACTGATTTTAGAAAAGTTATCTGCGGGAGAAACCATTGAGCAACTCCTGGAAGCCCATCCCCGTTTGACCAAACAGGCCATTTATGCGGCATTCGCATTTGCAGCCCAAGCCCTTCGCAGTGATGTTATTTATCCTGTATGGGAGAAAGCCGCATGAATCTTGTTGCAGACGAAAGTGTGGATAAACCCATTGTGGATCGGTTACGAGACGAGGGATACGATGTGTGGTATATTACCGAAATGTCACCAAGCCTTACTGACGAAAGCGTCCTTCACTGTGCGAATGTCCGTCAAGCCTTGTTGCTGACTGCCGACAAAGATTTTGGAGAAATGGTCTATCGTCAAGGGTTGATCCATGGTGGGGTTGTGTTGCTCAGGTTAACGGGGTTGACGGCCATAACCAAAGCGGACATTATGTCCAAGATGTTTGCTGAGCATGCCTCAGAGTTACTGGAAGCGTTTAGTGTCATAACCCCAAATATGATACGGATTCGTCGGTCATAACTGGCTCATTCGCTAACGAATCGCTGAAGCTGACCCTTTTATGGTTCGCTGGGGTCATGTCTTGGCTCTTGCCGCTGAGGTCACATCTTAGTGAGGGATTTATAAAAGCACTTGAGGGACCGCTTGTTCGTAGTCTTTTACCAGAGAAGACTGGTAGACCAATTTCTCGCTCGCCACTGCACTCCAAATGTCTCCTGCGGAAGAGGTATATTGGACAGAAGCTCGTATAACCATCCTGTCCGCTCATTGCTTATAACCTCTAACCATACAGGTCGAAAAGTTGCCCTGGAAGAATTAACGGCTTTCTCTTCCATCGAAGTAGCCAAAGAGGCTATTGGTGAGGCTGAGGAAGATCTTCGGATTACAGCAGAAAAGTAGTTTTTTGACAAAAATCTCAAGAGACGTTATACTTAAGGCCTGGTGATGGGTAGTCTGGTGTCCAGTAGTCCGGGTGGTAGACACCAGGCCACAAATACCAGGCAGGCGAGGAAAGATTCCGGAATGAAAATCAATAGTCTTACTCGTATCCTGGGTATTATCGGTCACCCCCTTAAACATACCCTTTCACCGGCGATGCACAATGCCGCCTTGGAGGCCCTTCAGCTAAATATGATTTACCTCCCCCTGCCGATCAACCTGGATAATTTTAAGACGGCCGTGAAAGGCATCCTCTCTCTCGATAATTTAGTCGGCCTTAATGTAACCATGCCTTACAAGGAAAGAGTGATCGAGCTTTTGGACGAAGTCTCCCCTGAGGCGACTACCTTAAGGGCCGTTAATACTATTGGTAGAAATAAGGACAAGTGGGTTGGCTACAATACTGATGGAGAAGGTTACATTAACTCCTTAAAGAATCTGGAGATAGATATAGCCGGTCAGAAGGTGGTCATTATTGGCGCCGGTGGGGCCTGCCGGGCAGTGGCTTTCAGCCTAGCCAAAGCCGGCATCGTTTCTCTGGTCCTGGTCAACAGAACTGTAGAGCGGGCCGTAACTTTAGCGGCAGAGATCAAGAAGTTCATTGGAGACATAGACATCACCGCTCTTGGCCTGGAAGATGCCAGAGTGCCTGAATATATAAACCAGGCCCACTTGTTAATTAATGCCACCTCTTTGGGGATGAAACCTGATGACCCCTGGCCTATTGATCCTGGCCTTATTCATTCTGGATTGATCGTCTCTGACCTGATTTATAACCCTAGAGAGACCACTTTGCTCAGAGAAGCCAGGCTCAGGGGGGCAGAGACAGTCGAGGGGATGGGTATGTTCGTCCACCAGGGCGCCCTCGCCTTTGAGTTGTGGACAGGACAAAAGGCCCCGCTTGAAATTATGCGGCAGGTGGTGGAAAAAAAACTGTAACCGTTCACCTCACCACAGAGACACTGAGAAAAATCTAAAGGACAAGTCTCTTAAGGGGGTCTCTGTCGTTCAAAATTTAGACCACACAAATAGAGTTTATGACAAAGGCATTCTTCGTAGGCTGACTCTAATAAACCAGGACCTAAATACCTATGAACTTCTATTACTGACCCAATTATTTGCTCTGTAAGTGCTTTTTCTAAAATCATTCTCCGTGTCTCCGTGTCTCTGTGGTGAACGATTACGAGTTTACAAAATGGAGGTGGTAGGGATGAAAACAATAGAGGTAACAATTTCCGAAGAGATAATAAGTTTAGTAGGTTCGGAAGAAGAGTTCAGAAAAGAGGCAAAGGAAGCATTTATCTTAGACCTTCATGCTTATAGCCTTAACCCGCATCGGTCATCTAAATATCATGGAAAAGATGGTAAAAAATTTGATAATTCCCTCGGCTGTTTATGAAGATATAGTGATTAAAGGGGTTAACAGGATAGGTGCGATTGAATTAAGAGAGGCTAAATGGATTGAGAAAAGAGATGTCTCTGACCGAGAGCTGGTGATGAGATTGAATGTCATCTTAGGACATGGAGAAAGCGAAGCGATTACTCTTGCTAAGGAGATCAAGGCTGATCTGATAATTCTTGACGATGATAAGGCCAGAAAAATTGCTATATCAGAAGGGCTTAAGGTTAGTGGGTTATTGGCCCTCCTTATTCAGGCAAAAGAAACTGGTATTATCAAAAGGATTAGACCACTTATAGAAGAGTTAAAAAATAAGGGATTTTTGGGACGGTTCAAAATAGTCCATTTTCTTGTGAAACCTTGCGACCTGTAGTGAGCTTTTAGCCCCGTAGGGGCGATATATTTATAGCGAGAATGCCAACCCCTACATCTCAAGCCCCGTAGGGGCGATATATGTAAAAACATATCGCTCCTACGGAGCTTTAACATATGGTTGTGCCTGG contains:
- a CDS encoding DUF433 domain-containing protein, whose translation is MMNTPLIHSDPSIMMGKPVITGTRITVELILEKLSAGETIEQLLEAHPRLTKQAIYAAFAFAAQALRSDVIYPVWEKAA
- a CDS encoding DUF3368 domain-containing protein yields the protein MEKMVKNLIIPSAVYEDIVIKGVNRIGAIELREAKWIEKRDVSDRELVMRLNVILGHGESEAITLAKEIKADLIILDDDKARKIAISEGLKVSGLLALLIQAKETGIIKRIRPLIEELKNKGFLGRFKIVHFLVKPCDL
- a CDS encoding shikimate dehydrogenase; translated protein: MKINSLTRILGIIGHPLKHTLSPAMHNAALEALQLNMIYLPLPINLDNFKTAVKGILSLDNLVGLNVTMPYKERVIELLDEVSPEATTLRAVNTIGRNKDKWVGYNTDGEGYINSLKNLEIDIAGQKVVIIGAGGACRAVAFSLAKAGIVSLVLVNRTVERAVTLAAEIKKFIGDIDITALGLEDARVPEYINQAHLLINATSLGMKPDDPWPIDPGLIHSGLIVSDLIYNPRETTLLREARLRGAETVEGMGMFVHQGALAFELWTGQKAPLEIMRQVVEKKL
- a CDS encoding DUF5615 family PIN-like protein, which gives rise to MNLVADESVDKPIVDRLRDEGYDVWYITEMSPSLTDESVLHCANVRQALLLTADKDFGEMVYRQGLIHGGVVLLRLTGLTAITKADIMSKMFAEHASELLEAFSVITPNMIRIRRS